The following are encoded together in the uncultured Sphaerochaeta sp. genome:
- a CDS encoding ABC transporter permease: MIKHILKRLALLIPTIFGVITLVFLMIALAPGDPARIMLGERANAEQVAQLRTELGLDKPLIQQYGLYLGRVARLDLGKSIASGQQIAKEIAERFPATIELAWYAMLFATTLGIIFGVTSAIRRNTWVDYSTMGGALVGVSMPVFWLGLVLIMVFSVWLDLLPTGGRMNIRYYFTPITNFYVLDGIIMWIREGTPKYLGSAIQHLILPTIALGTIPLAIIARTTRSSMLEVMQQDYIKTSRSAGIKEKRVIYRYALRNALLPVITVIGLQFGLLLSGAILTETVFSWPGIGRWIYVAIGARDYPAVQGGIIFISTFFVLINLVVDILYSVVNPKIRLQ; encoded by the coding sequence ATGATCAAACATATTTTAAAGCGATTGGCCTTGTTGATTCCAACAATATTTGGTGTCATCACCCTCGTGTTTCTCATGATAGCTCTAGCTCCTGGCGATCCTGCACGAATAATGCTGGGCGAACGTGCGAATGCAGAACAGGTCGCACAGTTACGTACAGAACTTGGGTTGGATAAGCCCTTGATCCAGCAGTATGGGCTCTACCTAGGCCGTGTTGCTAGACTCGATCTTGGTAAATCTATAGCCTCTGGACAGCAAATAGCGAAAGAAATTGCAGAGCGATTTCCAGCGACGATTGAGTTGGCTTGGTATGCAATGTTGTTTGCTACTACATTAGGTATCATATTTGGGGTGACCTCTGCCATACGGCGCAATACATGGGTTGACTACTCAACAATGGGAGGTGCCTTGGTTGGCGTATCCATGCCTGTATTTTGGCTAGGCCTAGTCCTGATCATGGTGTTTTCAGTCTGGCTGGACTTGTTGCCTACAGGGGGTAGGATGAATATCCGCTATTATTTCACCCCCATCACTAATTTTTATGTATTGGATGGTATCATCATGTGGATTCGGGAAGGTACGCCAAAGTATTTGGGGTCTGCTATCCAACATCTGATACTTCCAACTATTGCACTGGGAACTATTCCTCTTGCAATCATCGCAAGGACTACTCGAAGCAGTATGCTTGAGGTGATGCAGCAGGATTATATAAAGACTTCTCGTTCGGCAGGAATCAAGGAAAAGCGAGTGATTTATCGTTATGCGTTGCGTAATGCCCTGCTTCCGGTAATAACCGTCATCGGACTTCAGTTTGGTTTGTTGCTCTCCGGAGCCATTCTCACCGAAACCGTGTTCTCTTGGCCAGGCATCGGTCGTTGGATATATGTAGCCATTGGGGCTCGTGACTATCCTGCAGTGCAAGGCGGAATTATTTTTATCTCCACCTTTTTTGTCTTGATTAATCTCGTTGTAGATATCCTCTATTCCGTGGTGAATCCGAAAATCAGATTGCAGTGA
- a CDS encoding sugar phosphate isomerase/epimerase family protein: MKQLGIRAHDLGTFDTISDLASEISLYGNSIPIQLALKKVLKNAPDAEDYSEQFIISVRDALMEKGAYVGVFGSYINPVHPDKAARDAELRKFENHLKYANLLGCPLVGTETGSFRHDNSYHSETASAKVLDIFYRSIERLLEAAVKYDAIIGIEAVSKQHTISTIPRMAALMDKFDSPHLRVIYDPANLVPWIGISEADGSVMGTPSFAAQKDFFCSALDAFGDKIAAIHVKDYKLNDQGIKVGDLTVGDGVLDWKFLFGELRRRNIEVPALLEDLTVSTLKETLSLLSTY, encoded by the coding sequence ATGAAACAGTTAGGAATCAGAGCTCACGATCTTGGTACATTCGATACCATCAGCGACCTTGCAAGCGAGATTTCCCTCTATGGGAACTCAATCCCCATTCAGCTTGCATTGAAAAAAGTTCTCAAGAACGCTCCTGATGCAGAAGACTACAGCGAGCAGTTCATCATCTCCGTTCGCGATGCACTCATGGAAAAAGGTGCATACGTAGGAGTTTTTGGAAGCTACATCAATCCCGTACATCCTGACAAGGCGGCGAGGGATGCAGAGCTGCGTAAATTTGAAAACCACCTAAAATATGCCAACCTCCTTGGATGCCCTTTGGTAGGAACCGAAACCGGCTCCTTCCGCCATGACAACTCCTACCACAGCGAGACGGCAAGTGCCAAGGTTCTCGACATCTTCTACCGAAGCATAGAGCGGCTCCTTGAAGCTGCCGTTAAGTATGATGCAATCATCGGTATTGAAGCTGTAAGCAAACAGCATACCATCAGCACCATACCAAGAATGGCAGCCTTGATGGATAAGTTCGACAGTCCTCACCTCAGAGTCATCTATGACCCGGCTAATCTCGTCCCATGGATCGGGATAAGCGAGGCAGATGGTAGTGTTATGGGCACTCCCTCCTTTGCGGCCCAGAAAGATTTCTTCTGCTCCGCCCTCGATGCATTCGGAGACAAGATTGCAGCAATCCACGTCAAGGACTACAAGCTTAACGATCAAGGTATAAAGGTCGGGGACCTGACGGTAGGGGATGGGGTTCTGGACTGGAAATTTCTTTTTGGGGAACTAAGAAGGAGAAATATTGAAGTCCCTGCCCTGCTCGAAGATCTTACGGTCTCTACCTTGAAAGAAACACTTTCATTACTCTCTACATACTGA
- a CDS encoding ABC transporter ATP-binding protein yields MEEKKDLLLSIENLNFSFDTQRGVVNAVRDLSLTIRKGETLSLVGESGCGKSVTAHSINQLNPMPPGRVDSGSIIFRGQDLLKLKKGEIEKLRGTQISMIFQEPMTALNPVFTVGSQIADVFMTHQGMSKAEALEKTIELFRLVKIPAPERRVHSYPHQLSGGMRQRAMIAMALASPEPGLMIADEPTTALDVTIQAQILDLLNDLKKEIGMSILLITHDMGVVAEMADRVAVMYAGRKVEESDVFSIFEEPKHPYTLGLLNSLPSNPKYKGAERLEAISGTVPDMRSIGAGCPFENRCAYATEICGKAFPQETVLNESHSVWCHNYQNVQEG; encoded by the coding sequence ATGGAAGAGAAGAAAGACCTGTTGTTGTCCATAGAGAACCTCAACTTTTCATTCGATACCCAACGCGGTGTCGTGAATGCTGTTCGTGACCTTTCCCTTACGATACGGAAAGGAGAGACCCTGTCCTTGGTTGGGGAATCAGGTTGTGGAAAATCTGTGACTGCACATTCGATCAACCAACTTAATCCAATGCCGCCAGGAAGAGTCGATAGCGGATCAATTATATTTCGTGGTCAGGATTTGTTAAAATTGAAAAAGGGTGAGATTGAAAAACTGCGGGGTACGCAGATTTCCATGATATTCCAAGAACCGATGACCGCACTGAATCCAGTTTTCACTGTTGGTTCACAGATTGCTGATGTATTCATGACTCATCAGGGGATGAGCAAGGCAGAAGCACTTGAGAAGACAATTGAGTTGTTTAGGCTGGTGAAGATACCAGCCCCAGAGCGTCGTGTACATAGTTACCCCCACCAGTTGTCAGGAGGGATGCGCCAACGTGCCATGATCGCAATGGCATTGGCGTCCCCTGAACCTGGCCTCATGATTGCTGATGAGCCTACTACAGCGCTTGATGTTACCATCCAAGCCCAGATCTTGGATTTGTTAAATGATTTGAAGAAAGAGATTGGTATGTCGATTCTGCTTATCACCCATGATATGGGTGTTGTAGCGGAAATGGCAGACCGTGTTGCCGTGATGTATGCCGGTAGAAAAGTTGAGGAGTCGGATGTCTTCTCAATTTTTGAAGAGCCGAAGCATCCTTATACCTTAGGGCTGCTCAACTCTTTGCCTTCCAACCCCAAATACAAGGGAGCAGAACGGCTGGAGGCGATTTCTGGTACCGTTCCTGATATGCGAAGTATTGGAGCAGGTTGTCCATTTGAGAACAGATGTGCCTATGCAACAGAAATTTGTGGCAAAGCGTTTCCCCAGGAAACTGTCTTGAACGAATCCCATTCGGTATGGTGTCACAACTATCAGAACGTACAGGAGGGATAA
- a CDS encoding ABC transporter substrate-binding protein yields MKKTIVMLCALMLLIPVVLFAAGAKEAAPASTDDSKMGGVLVFGRSGDSVSLDPGRETDGESFYATTAVFDTLVEFVPGQTAVQPALATSWDIADDGLQYTFHLREGVKFHDGTPFNADAVVFSFERQFQEDHPYYDLGPWKYWGYMDMDNIVKEVVAVDDYTVQFNLKKVEAPFIANLAMDFASIVSPAAVAKYGEDFKNNPVGTGAFKFVSWTKDSDIVFDRNADYWGGPVYLDRLILKVIPDATSRWLALQKGEVDLIDFPSNDDIPAMRSTAGIQLIQQAGLNVGYLALNTEKKPFNNKLVRQAMNYAIDQQEIVDGVYGEAGQVAKNPIPPGMWSYNDDIEDYGYNPQKAKELLAQAGYPNGFEMELWAMPVARPYNPDARKVAEIMQAQLVKVGIDAEIISYEWGTYLDKTDMGEHQSAMLGWTGDNGDPDNFLWVLLSEPAAQLPAGNIALWKNKEFTALCAEAKVTTDQAERDKLYRAAQEVFHEEAPWVPIAHSVVTVPAMDYVNDFVLYPTGKRVFKHVWLDK; encoded by the coding sequence ATGAAAAAAACTATTGTAATGTTATGTGCTCTGATGCTTCTCATCCCCGTTGTGTTGTTCGCAGCAGGCGCAAAAGAGGCAGCACCGGCAAGTACCGATGATTCAAAGATGGGCGGTGTTCTTGTCTTTGGTCGTTCCGGTGATTCGGTCAGTCTCGACCCAGGCCGTGAAACAGACGGTGAGTCATTCTATGCCACTACCGCAGTATTCGACACACTCGTTGAGTTTGTGCCTGGACAGACCGCTGTTCAGCCTGCATTGGCAACAAGCTGGGATATTGCTGATGATGGTCTGCAATACACCTTCCATCTTCGTGAAGGAGTAAAGTTCCATGATGGAACACCGTTCAATGCAGATGCAGTTGTATTCTCCTTTGAACGTCAGTTCCAGGAAGACCACCCCTATTACGATCTTGGACCTTGGAAGTATTGGGGCTATATGGATATGGACAATATCGTTAAAGAGGTCGTCGCTGTTGATGACTACACGGTACAGTTCAATCTGAAGAAGGTTGAGGCTCCTTTCATTGCCAACTTGGCTATGGATTTTGCATCAATCGTATCTCCTGCAGCAGTTGCTAAGTACGGGGAAGACTTCAAGAACAACCCAGTAGGAACTGGCGCATTCAAGTTTGTATCATGGACAAAGGATTCCGACATCGTATTTGATAGAAATGCTGATTATTGGGGTGGTCCTGTATATCTTGACCGCTTGATCCTCAAGGTTATTCCCGATGCAACCTCTCGTTGGTTGGCATTGCAGAAGGGCGAAGTTGACCTGATTGACTTCCCCTCCAATGATGATATTCCTGCCATGCGCTCAACCGCAGGTATTCAACTTATCCAGCAGGCTGGTTTGAATGTTGGTTACCTTGCTTTGAACACCGAAAAGAAACCTTTTAACAACAAACTGGTTCGTCAGGCTATGAATTATGCTATTGACCAGCAGGAAATTGTTGATGGTGTGTATGGTGAAGCAGGACAAGTTGCAAAGAACCCAATTCCTCCTGGGATGTGGTCCTACAACGATGATATCGAAGACTACGGTTACAATCCTCAGAAAGCCAAAGAATTACTGGCTCAAGCAGGATACCCGAATGGATTCGAGATGGAGCTTTGGGCAATGCCTGTTGCACGTCCTTACAACCCAGATGCCCGCAAGGTAGCAGAAATCATGCAAGCCCAGCTGGTCAAGGTTGGTATTGACGCTGAGATTATCTCCTATGAATGGGGTACCTATCTCGACAAGACTGATATGGGCGAGCACCAGAGTGCAATGCTCGGTTGGACTGGTGACAATGGTGATCCAGACAACTTCCTCTGGGTTCTTCTTTCCGAACCTGCTGCACAGCTTCCAGCTGGTAATATTGCACTTTGGAAGAACAAAGAGTTCACCGCTCTCTGCGCAGAAGCAAAGGTTACCACCGATCAGGCAGAGCGCGACAAATTGTATCGTGCTGCTCAGGAAGTTTTCCACGAGGAAGCTCCTTGGGTACCGATTGCCCACTCTGTCGTAACTGTTCCAGCAATGGACTATGTGAACGATTTCGTGTTGTATCCTACCGGAAAGCGCGTATTCAAGCATGTCTGGTTGGATAAATAA
- a CDS encoding glycoside hydrolase family 28 protein: protein MNKEYTLADFGAIGDGQFDNSEVFKRAFESLQRGGLLRIEPGEYLSGPIHITATNLVVEFETGATIRFIAEENRYRPFYSRWEGVNCYCMHPCLLINESDGLIFRGKGILDGSGPWWWATAQQKRNTQNGPVSAIETELAKLNPGYERQSGGGGGRQSQFLRPPLLQIRESNNVKIEGLTIQNSPFWTVHPLYSTNIILKDLSVMNPQDAPNTDGIDVDSCSFVTIKNCLIDVGDDGIALKSGSGKDGVAVNRKTSDILIEGCTVRHAHGGAVIGSETAAGIHDVVVRSCFFDGTDRGIRIKTRRGRGGQISDLHFHDIRMDNNLCPLTVNMYYRCGSLDAEDFSLDKKPVLPTTPHIEHVTIEGCTSINNRSSAAFIVGLPECPIRDLVISGCTFTVAKDFLEPVSESEMYEGLPDTEGRGIRLRNVSLTAQNVIVQGVVEEYSIEEDVVLTRE from the coding sequence ATGAACAAGGAATATACGCTGGCAGATTTCGGTGCCATCGGAGATGGTCAGTTTGATAACAGCGAAGTCTTCAAAAGAGCGTTTGAAAGCTTGCAAAGGGGGGGGCTTTTGCGTATCGAGCCAGGAGAGTACCTGAGCGGCCCAATACACATCACTGCAACAAATCTTGTGGTGGAATTTGAAACAGGTGCAACCATACGCTTTATTGCCGAAGAGAACCGCTACCGACCTTTCTATTCACGATGGGAAGGTGTGAACTGTTACTGTATGCATCCTTGTTTGCTGATCAATGAATCAGATGGGCTCATCTTTCGTGGGAAGGGAATCCTCGACGGAAGTGGTCCTTGGTGGTGGGCTACCGCTCAACAGAAACGAAATACACAGAACGGCCCTGTCTCAGCCATCGAGACTGAACTGGCCAAGTTGAACCCTGGTTATGAGAGACAGAGTGGGGGGGGAGGGGGCCGTCAGAGTCAGTTTCTTCGTCCTCCCTTGTTGCAGATCAGGGAGAGCAATAATGTGAAGATTGAGGGACTGACCATACAGAACAGCCCTTTCTGGACCGTGCATCCCCTCTACAGTACAAACATCATTCTCAAGGATCTTTCCGTAATGAACCCACAGGATGCACCCAACACCGATGGAATCGATGTCGACTCTTGCTCTTTTGTAACGATTAAGAATTGTTTGATTGACGTTGGAGATGATGGGATTGCCCTAAAGAGTGGAAGCGGAAAAGATGGCGTTGCTGTGAATCGGAAGACCAGCGACATCCTTATCGAGGGATGTACTGTGAGACACGCACATGGGGGAGCCGTTATCGGCAGTGAGACTGCTGCAGGTATCCATGATGTGGTGGTACGTTCCTGTTTCTTTGATGGTACCGATAGAGGTATCAGGATAAAGACCAGAAGAGGCCGGGGTGGGCAAATTTCTGACCTGCATTTCCATGATATCAGGATGGACAACAACCTTTGCCCGCTTACGGTGAACATGTACTACCGTTGTGGTAGTCTGGATGCTGAGGATTTCTCTTTGGACAAGAAACCGGTGCTTCCCACCACGCCTCATATAGAGCATGTCACCATTGAAGGATGCACAAGTATCAATAACAGATCCAGTGCTGCCTTCATTGTAGGGCTCCCAGAGTGTCCCATTCGTGATCTGGTGATTTCTGGTTGTACATTTACGGTGGCAAAGGATTTTCTGGAACCGGTTAGTGAAAGCGAGATGTATGAAGGACTCCCTGATACAGAGGGGCGTGGAATCAGGTTACGGAATGTTTCATTGACGGCTCAGAATGTAATCGTTCAAGGAGTAGTAGAGGAGTATAGCATCGAAGAGGACGTTGTTCTCACACGTGAGTAG
- a CDS encoding ABC transporter permease translates to MKKTEELEIPKLKEPTPLQETWYHLKKNKGAMIGLAIITLFVLMAIFAPLIAPQDPLVQEVSERMTPMFTNGYILGSDDLGRDMLSRIIYGARISMTIGMVSVGISLFFGIIIGVTSAYYGGIFDKIVMRLIDIMLAFPYILLTIVIVSILGPSLTNAMVAIGISQVPRYARVVRASVLAEKESDYVLAEKALGAGSFELMFLTILPNCLSPTIVQATLGIGEAILSSAGLSFLGLGAQPPTPEWGLMIASSKQFLTSAWWIVTLPGIAILLAVLGFNLFGDGLRDILDPKMRN, encoded by the coding sequence ATGAAAAAGACTGAAGAATTGGAAATACCAAAGCTCAAGGAACCAACTCCCTTACAGGAGACTTGGTACCACCTCAAGAAAAACAAAGGAGCTATGATAGGATTAGCCATCATCACGCTCTTTGTCCTTATGGCAATTTTTGCACCTTTGATAGCTCCACAGGATCCACTTGTCCAAGAGGTTTCTGAACGAATGACGCCAATGTTCACCAATGGATATATCCTGGGTTCTGATGATCTAGGTCGTGATATGCTCTCCCGTATTATCTACGGAGCAAGAATCTCGATGACCATTGGTATGGTTTCTGTTGGAATTTCCCTTTTCTTTGGAATCATCATTGGGGTTACCTCTGCATACTATGGAGGGATCTTTGACAAGATTGTCATGAGACTGATTGATATCATGCTGGCATTCCCGTACATACTGCTCACCATCGTTATTGTCTCCATTCTTGGCCCATCACTGACCAATGCGATGGTGGCGATCGGAATCTCTCAGGTTCCTCGCTATGCTCGTGTAGTACGTGCTTCTGTGTTGGCTGAAAAAGAGAGTGACTATGTATTGGCTGAGAAGGCGTTGGGAGCTGGAAGCTTTGAGTTGATGTTCCTCACGATTCTCCCTAACTGCCTTTCCCCCACAATTGTCCAGGCTACACTCGGAATAGGAGAGGCCATCCTCAGTTCGGCAGGGCTCTCGTTCTTGGGCTTGGGGGCTCAGCCACCCACACCAGAATGGGGATTGATGATTGCGAGTTCCAAACAATTTTTAACAAGTGCATGGTGGATTGTAACATTGCCTGGTATTGCAATCCTCTTGGCTGTTTTAGGGTTCAATTTGTTTGGCGATGGTTTGCGCGATATTCTTGACCCTAAAATGAGAAACTAG
- a CDS encoding ABC transporter ATP-binding protein, with the protein MEKKSVSVTLEHVTKKFKDVKGKSDVIAVNDSHFVIEPGELVTLLGPSGCGKTTTLRMIAGFELPTEGKIYIGNEEVTMLPPNKRDTATMFQSYGLFPHMTVFDNVAYGLKLRKIPHEEISKRVNETLSLVGLADYGDRAPSKLSGGQQQRVALARSLIVTPSVLLLDEPLSNLDALLREQMRIEIRKIQKELGITAVYVTHDRVEAMSLSDRVVVMKDGFVRQIGSPIDIYENPDSRFVAGFVGKAAFFPVKVMKQEANLWTCQLGEKEVAVERAATDVEVGTEAVLMARPESLRVVEKGKGKIEGKVRMNVYLGNSMEAFINTSFGEVLVQIDDPHAKKVFGEGEEVSIDFTPDRVRLLNKNEE; encoded by the coding sequence ATGGAAAAGAAAAGCGTATCGGTAACCCTTGAGCATGTAACCAAGAAATTCAAGGATGTAAAAGGAAAGTCTGATGTCATTGCTGTCAATGATTCTCACTTTGTCATCGAGCCTGGCGAGTTGGTAACCCTCCTTGGTCCTTCTGGTTGTGGCAAAACCACCACGCTCAGAATGATTGCAGGGTTCGAGCTTCCCACAGAAGGAAAGATTTATATTGGAAACGAGGAAGTCACCATGCTCCCCCCGAACAAGCGTGACACTGCCACAATGTTCCAGAGCTATGGGCTCTTCCCTCATATGACAGTCTTCGACAACGTGGCCTATGGATTGAAACTCCGCAAGATTCCCCATGAGGAAATCTCCAAGCGGGTGAATGAAACTCTCTCTCTGGTCGGACTTGCTGACTATGGGGACCGTGCACCTTCCAAACTTTCTGGAGGCCAGCAACAGCGCGTTGCCCTCGCACGTAGCCTCATTGTCACTCCATCAGTTTTGTTGCTTGATGAACCTCTGTCCAACCTAGATGCATTGCTTAGAGAGCAAATGCGTATAGAAATACGTAAAATTCAGAAGGAATTGGGCATTACCGCTGTCTATGTTACGCACGACCGAGTTGAGGCCATGAGTCTCTCCGACCGTGTAGTAGTCATGAAAGATGGGTTTGTCCGCCAGATTGGCTCCCCAATAGATATCTATGAAAATCCTGACTCCCGCTTTGTTGCTGGTTTTGTGGGCAAGGCTGCTTTCTTTCCTGTTAAGGTAATGAAACAGGAAGCAAACCTTTGGACCTGCCAGCTTGGAGAGAAAGAGGTTGCAGTAGAGCGTGCTGCAACCGATGTGGAGGTTGGAACTGAAGCGGTACTTATGGCCCGTCCTGAATCACTCCGAGTTGTGGAGAAGGGAAAAGGCAAGATTGAAGGCAAGGTCAGGATGAATGTATATCTTGGAAACAGCATGGAAGCATTCATCAACACCTCCTTTGGAGAAGTCCTGGTACAGATTGATGACCCACATGCAAAGAAGGTGTTTGGAGAAGGAGAAGAGGTTTCAATTGACTTCACTCCCGATCGTGTCAGATTGCTTAACAAGAATGAAGAATAA
- a CDS encoding thymidine kinase, producing the protein MARIEQKIESADFLKSLGFPTLDVHETFSHFDFTSPGRRVLLIGPMGSGKTEFAARVWRDAAIAQRKGEKVRNLTSSGQVDRRKVFFIRSEIDGTRFTDYPEDALCYRSGYVSCGENIARIRDSFGLERVLQDNPTVGTFIIDEASFFDERLAYVVRNHSYERGVMFIFPTLILNFRRDLFNSTARLMLDIATDVIPLTAYCEHPDCISDAFYTYRYYQVEGKECPALYFDPLIIVGGDSHKDSTLEPNYAARCDEHHYLPGKEYTFFHLKPLGELASRGDEKPLRNELAALKGDIEQSMLYENFCERYRGKKDEDIFFNALLPQNIAEKALVFLFCEQNLVPEEVLLRLVSELELDTSYLSKVLSDNKRPVSFEQPLLL; encoded by the coding sequence ATGGCGCGAATTGAGCAGAAGATTGAAAGTGCCGATTTCCTCAAAAGTCTGGGGTTTCCCACGCTTGATGTCCATGAAACATTCTCTCATTTTGATTTTACCTCGCCCGGACGAAGGGTCCTTCTGATAGGACCCATGGGCTCGGGTAAGACTGAGTTTGCAGCAAGGGTATGGCGGGATGCTGCCATTGCACAGAGGAAGGGGGAGAAGGTAAGAAACCTGACCAGCAGTGGGCAGGTTGATCGCCGCAAGGTCTTCTTCATCCGTTCTGAGATCGATGGTACCCGGTTTACCGATTATCCTGAGGATGCGCTCTGCTACCGCAGTGGATATGTAAGCTGTGGGGAGAATATTGCGAGAATCAGGGACTCTTTTGGTTTGGAGAGAGTGCTCCAGGACAATCCTACTGTGGGAACCTTTATCATTGATGAAGCATCTTTCTTTGATGAACGACTTGCCTATGTGGTACGTAATCATAGTTATGAACGTGGGGTTATGTTCATATTCCCTACCTTGATCCTGAACTTCCGTCGGGACCTGTTCAATTCCACTGCACGGTTGATGCTCGATATTGCAACAGATGTAATCCCACTTACTGCGTATTGTGAACACCCAGACTGTATCAGTGATGCCTTCTATACCTATAGATACTACCAGGTTGAAGGAAAAGAGTGCCCCGCACTCTATTTCGATCCTCTGATCATTGTTGGTGGGGATTCCCATAAGGATAGCACCCTGGAACCGAACTATGCCGCTCGTTGTGATGAACATCACTATCTTCCCGGGAAGGAGTATACCTTCTTCCACCTCAAACCACTGGGTGAGCTTGCTTCCCGTGGGGATGAGAAACCATTGAGAAATGAACTAGCTGCGTTGAAGGGCGATATTGAGCAGTCAATGCTCTATGAGAATTTCTGTGAACGTTACCGGGGAAAGAAAGACGAAGACATCTTTTTCAATGCCCTTCTCCCGCAAAATATTGCGGAAAAAGCACTGGTATTTCTCTTCTGTGAGCAGAATCTTGTACCGGAAGAGGTGCTGCTTCGATTGGTTTCAGAGCTTGAGCTGGATACCAGCTATCTTTCCAAGGTCCTTTCCGACAACAAGCGGCCTGTCTCCTTCGAGCAGCCGCTCTTGTTATAG
- a CDS encoding oligopeptide/dipeptide ABC transporter ATP-binding protein, which yields MSETKIIEVKDLKKYFTIKREGADDTKSILKAVDGVSLDVYEGEILGVVGESGCGKSTLGKTIMRLHDKTSGEVFYRDKDLFAKDHAAMKDMTLNMQMIFQDPYSSLNPRKKVSQIIGQPLDIHKIGTKEERLDRVAELMDEVGLNPKFRTRYPHQFSGGQRQRIGIARALALNPEFIVCDEAVSALDVSVQAQILNLLLDLQKKYGFTYLFIAHDLSVVEFIATRILVMYLGRIVEIADKKELVGNHVHPYTQALFNAFPATDPRARETKKRIVMGDVPSPINPPEGCHFHPRCPYAVDKCRREYPPLKEVSPGHSAACWVVQNDTN from the coding sequence ATGAGTGAAACGAAGATCATTGAAGTAAAAGATCTGAAAAAATACTTCACGATAAAACGTGAAGGTGCCGATGATACAAAATCAATACTGAAGGCTGTTGACGGGGTTTCGCTCGATGTGTACGAGGGAGAGATTCTCGGGGTTGTCGGAGAGTCGGGTTGTGGAAAGTCCACACTGGGCAAGACCATCATGAGATTACATGATAAGACCTCAGGTGAAGTCTTCTACCGTGATAAGGATCTGTTTGCAAAAGATCATGCAGCAATGAAGGATATGACGCTGAATATGCAGATGATTTTTCAGGACCCCTATTCATCGTTGAATCCACGAAAAAAGGTTTCCCAGATAATTGGTCAACCTCTCGATATTCATAAGATTGGGACAAAAGAAGAGAGATTGGATCGTGTCGCAGAATTGATGGATGAGGTAGGACTGAATCCGAAGTTTCGTACACGATACCCTCATCAGTTCTCTGGAGGGCAGAGACAGCGGATTGGTATTGCTCGTGCATTGGCTCTCAATCCAGAGTTCATAGTATGTGATGAAGCAGTTTCTGCATTGGATGTATCAGTCCAAGCGCAGATCCTCAACCTGTTACTTGACCTTCAGAAGAAATACGGGTTTACCTATCTGTTTATTGCTCATGACCTTTCGGTCGTTGAATTTATTGCTACAAGAATCCTCGTGATGTATTTGGGAAGAATTGTGGAAATTGCCGACAAGAAGGAACTTGTAGGAAACCATGTGCATCCCTATACGCAAGCTTTATTTAATGCATTTCCTGCAACGGACCCAAGAGCCCGAGAAACAAAGAAGAGGATTGTAATGGGTGACGTTCCTTCTCCCATTAATCCTCCTGAAGGTTGTCATTTTCATCCCCGATGTCCTTACGCAGTAGATAAATGCCGAAGAGAATACCCACCATTGAAGGAAGTATCGCCCGGACATTCTGCAGCTTGTTGGGTGGTTCAGAACGATACCAATTAA